The sequence ttCAAATTAATATGGAAAGATTTCGAAATCCAAAAAATTCGAAgctaatttattttcatttggCAAGGTCGATATTAGTAGCCCAAAATTTTGTCCCGATAAGTAAAATAATTTATGATGAATTAGGTCATATGTGTACTCTTCTTGTTCATATATGTCTGACCCCCTGAATCAAACAAGTGAATCTTcgtctaaaaaataaaaagtaaaaaatttgCATGATTTATGAATActgatttgtcctcaaataaAGTTTGTTGTCATAGTGTGTTTTTCTGATTAATTTCACTAACCCTAATTTCAGTAAACTCTTCTGTTGATTAGTCGTTCGAGGCCTCAGCGATTGTCAATATGAAAAATGACCAGAAATTAATAATCAATGCTAAAAATGAAGAAATTGACAGTTTATATATGTAAGAAATGTCATTTTATTAGTGGTATGAGAAGATGCTTGATTACCACAAAATTTGAAgctccaggaccattatttaagtatttaatttgcCTTTCAAGTGCCAATATTATACcaccaaattttaattttattcttaAGATCGCCATCAATAGCTTACAAGTTTATGCattgtaaattattattttgcCACCAAATTTCGTTATCTTCATTCATGTTGTTGGTTCATGCACAagtaaatttatttttgacaaaTTATTTACAAGtttatgataaaaaataattcCGATCATAAACAGAATATATCTTCCAAATTCCAATTTTTAAAATCGAAAACCTTCATCTTATTGACAAGGAAACCAAAAATCCCATCTAGACATGGATTTATCCAAGGTCtgcgattttttttcttttggatttcgAAAATAGagtagaaaataaaataaatatataaaaaaataataaattgataaaaacCCGGGAAGGAGAATTATCGACGATATAGCAGCGGCAAAATAAAAGATTTATATAGCCTAcgatttatgtaatttttactcACAAGGTTGGAAGAATCCAATTTCAGATTTGTaaactctaaaaaaaattttggcctTTTTGAttgaataatttaaaaattttaaaaaaaattaagtgccTGGATATAGAAGTTTGTTGAAAGAATATGAGGGGAGGAGAAGGTTGACCTAAGATTGGAGAGAAAAAAAGGGCAAAAggataaaaaatattgattaggGAGTTAAAACAAATAGAGGTTGTCATGGAGTGTAAAAAAGTTTTACTAATACAGGGACTGAAAGTACATTTATATTTGCTATGGGGGATTTTACATGGATTTGCCGAAAAAATAATGTCAATTtgtttttatattgaaatattatCTTTCTTATTCAATATCAGTAATTTTGTTATCTATTAACAAAAATTCGTCttctttatatattttttatttgcatttgaGTGCATGCTAAAATATCAGTAAATTAAAACTTTAAACATCTTTATTCGTATGactaatatttaataatatttttttgaaataataattaaaactttAAAGAAGACATCGGATGAAGGAGATATGAGTCATCTACTATAGCTGCTCAAAGAGGCGAGATGGAGAGATGAAGATTGAGAAATGGGAGCAAGAAGATGTAGGAGTCGTGTGATTAGAAGGGGAAAGAGACAATGATGGAAAAGACAAGGAGACAATACAATAAATTGGGTTGGGTGAGgagaaataaattataattgtaCATTAGGTGGAATGACTACATATATAAAACCAGGGTCGGACCTCTTATGAGGCCAAAGAGGCCGCTGCCTCAGGGCCTGGCCCAACTGGgggccaattttatttttttttaaaaaaaaactttcttgTATTTTTTGTGGTAatgatcaaataaaaaataattcacATAGTCTTTATGAAAGATAAGATCCAATaccaatttaattttttaaatctaaTTTAATGCACTTCAATGAGTTTAAGTTGCTAAACTTTTACTTTAAtttttgtggagttgaatttATGGAGCTAATAtcgaaattatataaaaattgatattattttttattgatttaaTGATTGTTTGAGATTTAAATAATGGGGTAagaattttttgaatatatagAGTCATATAAggttaatgaattttttttaatgattttgaattttaaaatatcattatGAATTACCGagctatatatttatttttaataattaataggtATAACAAAATAATATCTAAAATATATCTTTAATATATATCTTGAGCTCAAAAGAGAAAAATAAACAAATGGAGGAGacattatttcaaattttcgTTGTGATATTGACAAATATTTTAGtagaaagaatagaagaataATTAGGGGATAATTTGGGGATTGAAAGTCATTGTTCACTGTTATTAACCACAACAAAAGAACTCATTTTTATTATTCGCTTCAGGCCTCATCAAACACAGCTATGGCTGTGCATAAAACATAGTTAATCCAACAAGACTTGAACTGAGTCAATACAATTTTCTCCTCTCGATGCTAGAAATAAAACCATAGCGATATTGTACTCAAAACACTTGTAAAATCATTTTCTTCGATCTCGTTTATAAGCTAGTCTCGTTTTCTCAGTGCAGAACCAATTCTACCGAGAAAACATTAAACTATCTTGCAaggcataaaaatatattaggtAAATACCTAacatcaaataatttaaataataattttatacttcataaataaaattcataaaaccattaaaattatttaacacaataaataaatgtatatttAAATACATGAAATATCAACTTTTAAATATTCACACatgcaacacataaaaatatttaattaagaataaatttaaatcataaataataaaatacaataacttaaaatgcatttaataaatcatgaatagatttatggatttttcataTATTAGGAACAAGTAGTAGTTTTGTTTTGTTGGTTAATCAGTAAAGATTTGGGATATAATGACAACGAAGAGTCAATAGAAACAGAGAAATATACAGTTAGCACAcacatttatttattattcattaattaattaattaattaatacacACAACAATAACATAGACGCATGCATCACatactatatatataaactaacACCTTGAAACAAGATTTAAATATTCTTAAACAAACTGATGAAGATACTCTTCCACTGTTTTGTATTCAACCTCTGGATAAAGCTCCGAGGCCTCAATCCCGAATGTGGGATCGATCTCGTAGTTTGAAAAAACCCCCTTCACAAAAATGGAGTGGTTGAGTGACAGCAAGAATTTGCTTATATAGTTTGGAGCTGCtgcaatttgtttcaagatttgCTCTTCGTGAACATACTCTTTCTCCAGTGTTTTACCAATCTTCTTCTCCCATAAGGAAACAAGATCATTGAATGAATAGATATTCTTGGGTGGGTTGATGTATAGATTCTTGTTCAGTGTTCTCGGATCATCCACTGCTTTGATCGTATATGTCCCAATATCGTGCTCATAATTGAATACAGCTGCATGCAAAGCAGGGAACAAATTAATACGAAGAAAAAGAACCATTTATTTCTTAGATTAGATGGATATATGattgatttaataaaattaattattctgtatgaaaaaaaaaatatatgatacGTACCTTTGACGTTACCATCTCCTAAGATAATCACTTTATCTCTTGGAGGAGCAGTAGCGCCTGGTTGAATTAGCGTTGAAAGCGAATAGCCTGCGAAATAGTTGGACGCCACATAGGTGTAAGGTATGCCTTGTGCTTCCACTGCTCTGCGGATTTGAGCTTTAGTTTCAAATACAGACTTCACTGGTTCGACCCCACTAGCACGATCTACATCGTTACCGAATTCCGAAGGCAAGAATCTCTATACAACAAAAATGGTACGTAATTTGGATTTACACATCACAGTCTGCGCGGAATACAGATTTCACTTGCTAATTCTCATGGAAATGAATTCACCCATTTTCTTTTTGGATGGCATGATTGTTATGGATCTTTCCCAGAATTTACCTCATGGATTATATTCTTCTGTAACGCTGGTTCTTAATTACATTCCTCCAAAGTTTAGGCAGTGCTTGATCCATAGCCGAGACCTTATAGATTTAAATTGAATTTGGTTGAGTAgattatgaaatttaatttgatgGATTCCTTACTTGATGCATGGGCTCTTTTTGACAATATGATATTATAAGGCAGCCCAATCATATTTCAGACATTACCACCACTCTAAGCTATTAGTGGATCCATTGGATATGATCACATATACAAAATTGGGACTGTCGGGACATATCATGCAATTGAAGCAGCTGGCGTGATTTGTTCTGGGTTTATTCTTCACCGATGAATTTATAAGtttctatttattttgtaaaatcaaAGACTGGGATTAGATTTTAGACATGGTTGGATTTGTTTTAAGGTAATCTGTGAATCTGCTGAGATTCTGGTACTTCAACTTTTGGACAAGtcaaatttatataaattaaagcAACATACGTagttttgtgaaattttgttagaAGCCGAGAATTAATTATTACAAGTTTTCCCAAGCAATCTACCTCAGCCTCTTTTGGTTGTTTCGTATCAGTTACTGAATTATACATCCGTGCGGATTAATTTTCCAGTTGATTAATGTCTTCTCGTGCCCTTATATCTAGATATGAAATCAACCCAAATTTAAGAGTCAAACAACTTACACCACATGCACAAGAATACATCATTGATATACAAGAGGAAAAATGAAGCCAATTACCTTAACATTTCCAGCCTCTTTAATAGCAGGAATGATCTTCACTTGATCAGCCAACTGAAAGAGACCAACAGTGGATATGACCACATCCACTTGCTTTATAGCCTTCACCAAACTCTCCTGATCATTCAAATCACCCTGCATATAAAAACAGAAGTCCCCAATCAATCAAGAATATTCCtcgatcgatccacggagaatAAGGGAAGCAATTTtcttttatcaaaataaatacaaaaacgTAATTAGTACAATAAGAATTGTGACACCAGAGTTCTTGAAACCATCCACGATTTTGCCTTTAACAGGATCAGAAACGGTGCTCTCTCTGAACAAAGCAAATGTGGGGTGGCCGGATTTAACACTTGCTTCCAACACGAATTTGCCTATGGACCCTGTTCCTCCGATGATCAGAATCTTGCTCCTCTCGCCCATCTGCTTGCccccttttttttttggtcAACTCAAGAAGTACTTGTGATAAAGAGATGTGATTACTTGATATTAAAGAATATATGGGGTGCTATGTTGCGTCTCGTGTAAGCCTATATATACACAACTCACGATATATAATataggttttattttatttcattttaaaagGCTATATTTAGGAAAATATCATATCTAAATTGAACGATCAATATACATGTGGGGTACTCCATTAATGTTTGATCAATAGATCTTGATTCTTGCTTGAtctattattaaataatataatatattaatatggaGAAAGCGACGTGAACTCTTCTCTCTCTGCGTCCAGATTCTCTTTCGTCTCTCTTGAAATCGTGAGACGAGTGAGAGAATATGCGGTGGGGGTTGGCGGCAGCGGCAACGATCGTCTAAAATTTTTTGGAGAAATATTTCAAGAGAGACGAAAGAGAATCTGGACGCAGAGAGAGAAGAGTTCACGCCGCTTTCtccatattaatatattatattatttaataaagaAAAGTGGCATGGCTGCCACATAGATTGGGTGCACATAAGTGCTCACTAATTATTTCTCACAAtatcaaatttatatatatatatatatatatataccttagGGTACTAATTTAACACTCGACAAAAAACACATttcatttttcataaatttgttaataaaaaatctataatcatctatttttaaaaattacaaaCTTTATCGTTGCAAATCTTTGACCAATGTCGATTAGTTTAACTGAAATATTGGCATGAGTACTTTTAGTCTATTATATCAaagtaaatatttaaaaatatatcaaagtaaatatttaaaaaacaaaaaacatataggaaattaaagaaagaaaaagaagattTCAAATTCACGTTctatcttaaaattcaaacataacTTTTAGTCTATTATATCAaagtaaatatttaaaaatatagtcattgataaatataatataaataattttttctgCATATCAATTATATCACTTGGTCAATTGACCTCATTCGTGTGCCACCTATATCTGATTAAAATATAGTTGTATTTTATTGGTGGGtgaaatatatttttggttttgtatttttttttaatttttgttcctATTAATAGTGGattatatttgtatttttagtcctataacttgtatttttttaatttttggtcatgttaattataaatttgtcaTTTTACTCCTATAACTTTatattgttttcttttttttatcattaaacttttatttgctttctttttcaGTCTTTTTTTATTACCTCAATACATGATAAAATCCAACCAAAAAaggatcaaaaataaaaataaaaatagcatACAagttaaaagaataaaaaatgaaGCAAATCTATTTGACAATAAATTTCGAATCTCAACCACTTATTTGTTTATGTTATAATAATATGTGGTTAGAAGTTAAAAACCCCAATCTACTAGTTTTTATGTTAAAATCTATTTGGCAATAGATTTCGAATCTCaacaacttatttttttaagtCAGATTGAATTCACCGTAATATGTATCCTCTAAATCATCCCTTCAAAGTTTTTTAGGTTGTGTTTGgattattgaattatttaaaatatattagaaAAATGCACGTACGTTGCATgtatcaacaattttttttattgaaaccaaagttatcaaattttgaatttttagttttattaaaatcaagTCAAATTTTGTAGCATATTCATGTCATTTGATTATATATCTTGTTCTTAAAAATAGGAGTATTCGTCACTTTGAAggatatcaaatttttttcaataattttttttggaaaatataatcaaaatacattttGCCAAATTTGCAGAAATTCTGGTTTGAACAACTGACAATTAACTGCAAGCTTCTTGTAGAATTTAGGCAAATTTGTTATGGCCTTCCCACAAGGgaaaaaaggaaaataaatCTCTGTTTTTCAATGGAGTATTACATTAGTCTCGCGGTTTTTAGTAATTCTTTTTAAACAAATCAAATTTATGAGGTCATCATATAATATCTTTTTACCCGTCTGATTCTATATATGAATCTTGATCTCAAATATATACAAGTCAATGCCCAGTTCTTTAATTTGCATTTCTTGGTAAAGGAACACAACAGGTGACATGGTTTTTAATATTCATTGTAAGATTGGAAACTTATCGCTTTACGAAAAGTTCATGTTGCGAACGTAGTCGGAAGAAGATAGCAAGGATCTATGACCACAATAAACGCCACACTGCActacaatttattttttttaaaagatgcaCTATTTTTAGAGATGGATTTTGTAACAACTTGGTTAACAGAATTAATTAGATTTACTCTTTTTTTGACATGGGAAACTGCAGTCGCTATTTTGCGGTGCGCTCTGGATAAAGCCCCGAACTAACGCAATTGCttgcaaactacgctagtcaggtaaaccacactaggcaaACCTTGTGTGACAGGCTAGCCCAAGAAAGTGTTGGTAAAGGAAAACGAACTCCTGACCTATGGCTAAAAGTttacctactccaccaacttgaacACCCCGTAAGTGCATTAATCAGATTTACTTGTTTTCTAAGTAGTATACACAAAACAGAGATAGAGTAGAAATAGAGAAAATAAGCAGAAACGCACATTTAttcattaataattaataataataattaacacACAACAATAACACAGGCAACAAACACACATACTGTAACACAACCTTGAAACAAGATTTAATTCTCAAACAAATTGATCAAGATACTCTTCCACCGTTTTGTATTCAACTTCTAGATAGAGCTCCGTAGCCTCAACCCCGAACGACGGATCGATCTCGAAGTATGTCTGATCCCACTTAACATAGATCGAGTGGTTGATTGAGAGTAAGACGTTGGCAGGGAATGGAGTTTCAGCAATTTGTTTCAAGACTTGTTCTTCGGGAACATACTCTTTCTCCAGTGTTTTACCAATCTTCTTCTCCCATAACGCAACAAGGTGGTTGGATGAATAGATATTCTTGTGTGGCTTGATGTACAGAACCTTGTTCAATGTTCTTGGATCATCCGTTGCTTTGATGGTACATGTCCCGTCTCCCGATATCGTGCTCATAGTTGAAGACATCTACAAAGCGTGGACAAATACAAAGAAAAGACAACATCAGAATGGTATGTAATTCTTTGATGGATGattaatttgtatatatttttgtttattagAGCCTATTTTTACGATGTTTTGATTGTtcttatttgaaattttgtttgGATTTGAGAGTGTAAGCATTACTTGGTTATATTGTATTTCAATAACTTTTAAAACTGTCCATATTATATTTCAATATCTGTTATTAAAGTTTGTAAATAATTATGTTACTTGTAGACATATTTTTTTGACAGTTTGCATGCTTCAtctttcgagatttttcattGATAGTGAAAAGGTTGTGAAATAATCTCGTGTTAGCAAGTTGCAACTTTCAATCGTGGTGTTTATTCATGCATACAATTAGAGTGTCTAGCTCATGACACGAATGCCATATTCAGATATTAATAAGTTGTAAAGATGAACAAAGATTGATCCAACGattatattatcaaatttaaatGGATTGTTGGAGAGAAAATTCAagtaatttattaatttttttttttatcattatgCTTATAGTTTGTAGTTTGAGAgattgaactttgatttttttaaatcatcATGGAGTTTCGTGGTATGTTTACATTATGTGTTGATAAAAAAACAatattaattgtttaaattttatgatgaTGTATTGAACTATTCATTTTGTAGCTACTCAGTCGAGTATGAACTTTAGGTACCCTAAGTGTGCACAACttcatttttttgaaaatttttaaaagtggagaaactcaattataaataaTCTTAGATTCAGCATAACAAGTAGAAATTGTAGAGCGTTCTTCGAATAAGTTGAGTATGATATTCAGATAATTGAGAAGTACGTAAAATAAGTCGAGTGTATATATTTTCGTTTTTTATGAGTACGTGTTTAAGAGTGTAGAAAACAAGgtacaaataatattttttggagAATGTGTATTCATAGGTCGAGTGTGTGTATTCAATTGTATATCTATTCGTGCCACAAATgtccaaattattatataattattctgAATTTGAGATACTTTTGAAcctaatttatttttacttgaaaaagTGTATCTTAGTGGTTCAAAATTTTATCTTGATAAGTAGAATAACTTATGCTAAATTAGATCTCATGAGTACTCTTATTTTTCATGTGTTGTGTCAAACTCTAAGATCACACATGTTATTTTAATAGTTGAATTCAAATACAAGCATCGTCTTATcatattcaatatttttttaagtttataaTTACATCTAGTTACATAATTGTAGACGTTGGAATTGAATAGTATCACCACATATGATTTAATTCTATAATGAGAAATATACATTACTTTTCTACATTTGTCAAAGTAGCACACATGATATTAGATTATCAATATCAATGTAATTGGGTGACAAATAATGTTACATTGAAATATCATCATAAGCATCATAATGTCTGttatgcattaaatcataacaTCTTCGCATTAGTGCAAAAAATGAGTCTTTTATACCCAAGTGCTTCTCTATTTGTGCCAAAAATATCCGACATTATtccaaattaatataaaatgatTCTGAATCCAAGATAATTCCAACCTAATTTATTTTCACTTTGAAAAGTCTATCTTAGTGGCTCAAAATTT comes from Henckelia pumila isolate YLH828 chromosome 4, ASM3356847v2, whole genome shotgun sequence and encodes:
- the LOC140864738 gene encoding isoflavone reductase-like protein translates to MGERSKILIIGGTGSIGKFVLEASVKSGHPTFALFRESTVSDPVKGKIVDGFKNSGVTILIGDLNDQESLVKAIKQVDVVISTVGLFQLADQVKIIPAIKEAGNVKRFLPSEFGNDVDRASGVEPVKSVFETKAQIRRAVEAQGIPYTYVASNYFAGYSLSTLIQPGATAPPRDKVIILGDGNVKAVFNYEHDIGTYTIKAVDDPRTLNKNLYINPPKNIYSFNDLVSLWEKKIGKTLEKEYVHEEQILKQIAAAPNYISKFLLSLNHSIFVKGVFSNYEIDPTFGIEASELYPEVEYKTVEEYLHQFV
- the LOC140861912 gene encoding isoflavone reductase-like protein, which gives rise to MSSTMSTISGDGTCTIKATDDPRTLNKVLYIKPHKNIYSSNHLVALWEKKIGKTLEKEYVPEEQVLKQIAETPFPANVLLSINHSIYVKWDQTYFEIDPSFGVEATELYLEVEYKTVEEYLDQFV